Proteins from a single region of Aureibacter tunicatorum:
- a CDS encoding SulP family inorganic anion transporter: MNQNNNIFANLKSDIPAGVIVFLVAMPLCLGMALASGAPLFSGIIAGIIGGIVVGALSGSQVGVSGPAAGLIAIILNGIAVLGNFEAFLFALIIAGVMQIALGALKAGIIAYYFPASVIKGMLTGIGVIIIKKQIPLLFGYTGEENFFSFLVSGNDLIASFTMGAIVIGIISILIMVAWETQFMKNIPITKIIQAPLIVVVLGILYTSFLSIPGFELSANQLVSINIVDSFESFKGLFRSPDFTVWNNPQVYVVAATLAVVASIETLLCVEATDKMDPEKRVTPANRELFAQGVGNVLSGFIGGLPITQVIVRSSANIQSGGKSKLSVIIHGALLLITAILIPTILNKIPYVSLATILITVGFKLAKPSLFKDMYSKGWTQFVPFMITVLGIVTFDLLVGIGMGLAVAIIHILWNNFKTPYHYDEPSRKGNEPFIIRLADHVTFLNKASILHTLNNIPANTEVIIDASNTKQIDADVKEIINEFKEKAEMKNIKLDLVDFDKVEQEEDSVDKLYKHFVAHTKVNESEALKAEKV; the protein is encoded by the coding sequence ATGAACCAAAACAATAATATATTCGCCAATCTTAAGAGCGATATACCCGCGGGTGTCATCGTATTCTTAGTGGCTATGCCGCTTTGTCTGGGCATGGCCTTAGCTTCAGGAGCTCCATTATTTTCAGGAATTATCGCTGGCATTATCGGAGGTATTGTCGTAGGAGCGTTAAGTGGCTCGCAAGTCGGCGTAAGTGGACCTGCGGCTGGCTTGATAGCCATTATCTTGAATGGTATTGCAGTTCTTGGCAATTTTGAAGCTTTCTTGTTTGCCCTAATTATCGCAGGTGTAATGCAAATTGCGCTTGGAGCCCTTAAAGCTGGAATTATAGCTTATTATTTCCCAGCGTCAGTAATCAAAGGTATGCTTACTGGTATTGGTGTGATCATCATTAAAAAACAAATTCCATTGCTATTTGGGTATACTGGAGAGGAAAACTTCTTCTCATTTTTAGTGTCAGGAAACGATTTGATAGCATCTTTTACCATGGGAGCGATTGTAATAGGTATTATTTCCATACTTATAATGGTAGCTTGGGAAACGCAGTTTATGAAAAATATTCCTATCACGAAAATAATCCAAGCACCGCTTATTGTCGTAGTTCTAGGTATTTTGTATACTTCATTTTTATCAATCCCAGGATTTGAGCTTAGCGCCAACCAATTAGTATCCATCAACATAGTTGATTCATTTGAGAGTTTCAAAGGTTTATTCAGAAGTCCTGATTTTACAGTATGGAATAATCCTCAAGTATACGTAGTGGCTGCTACTTTAGCTGTTGTGGCTAGTATAGAGACATTATTGTGCGTAGAAGCTACTGATAAAATGGATCCTGAAAAGAGAGTAACTCCAGCTAATAGAGAGTTATTCGCTCAAGGTGTTGGTAATGTGCTTTCAGGCTTCATCGGTGGACTTCCAATTACTCAAGTAATCGTAAGAAGTTCTGCTAATATTCAATCGGGAGGTAAATCTAAATTGTCTGTAATTATTCACGGAGCATTATTATTGATTACGGCTATACTTATTCCGACTATTTTGAATAAAATTCCATACGTAAGTTTAGCGACTATTCTTATTACTGTAGGTTTCAAATTAGCAAAGCCTTCTCTATTCAAAGATATGTACTCTAAAGGTTGGACTCAGTTCGTTCCTTTTATGATTACAGTATTAGGTATCGTAACATTTGATTTGTTGGTAGGTATAGGAATGGGACTTGCTGTTGCCATCATTCATATTCTTTGGAATAACTTCAAAACTCCTTATCATTATGACGAGCCATCAAGAAAAGGAAACGAGCCTTTTATCATCAGACTTGCGGATCATGTGACTTTCCTTAACAAGGCTAGCATTTTGCATACTTTAAATAATATTCCTGCTAATACGGAAGTAATCATTGATGCTTCCAATACTAAGCAAATTGATGCTGATGTGAAAGAAATCATCAATGAATTCAAGGAAAAAGCTGAAATGAAAAACATCAAGTTAGACTTAGTGGATTTCGACAAAGTAGAGCAAGAAGAAGATTCTGTCGACAAGCTTTACAAGCATTTTGTAGCTCACACCAAGGTTAATGAATCAGAAGCTTTAAAAGCTGAAAAAGTGTAA
- a CDS encoding LytTR family DNA-binding domain-containing protein, whose amino-acid sequence MKILIIEDEALASKRLKRLIRKVVPKAEIMDTFESVEETVEFLSTKGISQPELIFMDIELSDAQSFEIFDQIELHTPIIFTTAYPDHALKAFKANTVDYLLKPVSEEALEIAVEKYKKHHIALNSPAISSNNKGREYKERFMVKYGEKLKSIPVDESVCFFTQDKVAFMRTDTGRNYVLDHNMAELEVLLDPNKYFRVSRQYIVSLAAINEVYTYSSSRLRVLVKSFEDEEVIVSRDRVGKFKEWMGA is encoded by the coding sequence TTGAAGATTTTGATTATCGAAGATGAAGCATTAGCATCCAAAAGACTAAAGCGATTGATTAGGAAAGTTGTTCCCAAAGCTGAGATTATGGATACTTTTGAATCAGTGGAAGAAACTGTCGAGTTTTTATCCACAAAAGGAATAAGTCAACCCGAGCTGATATTCATGGATATCGAATTGTCCGATGCGCAAAGCTTTGAAATCTTCGATCAAATTGAATTGCACACGCCCATTATTTTTACGACAGCTTACCCTGACCATGCTTTAAAAGCATTCAAAGCCAATACTGTCGACTACCTTCTCAAGCCTGTGAGCGAAGAAGCCTTGGAGATTGCAGTTGAAAAGTACAAAAAGCATCACATTGCATTAAATTCACCAGCAATATCTTCAAATAATAAAGGCAGAGAATATAAAGAAAGATTTATGGTCAAGTATGGAGAAAAACTCAAGTCCATACCTGTTGATGAATCAGTATGCTTTTTCACGCAGGATAAAGTGGCGTTCATGCGCACGGATACAGGCAGAAACTATGTCTTAGACCATAACATGGCCGAGCTTGAAGTTCTATTGGACCCAAACAAATACTTTAGAGTTAGCAGGCAGTATATCGTTTCGTTGGCAGCGATTAATGAAGTGTATACATATTCATCAAGCCGGCTAAGAGTGCTTGTCAAGAGCTTCGAAGACGAGGAAGTGATTGTCAGCCGCGATCGTGTAGGCAAATTCAAGGAATGGATGGGAGCCTGA
- a CDS encoding phosphoribosyl-AMP cyclohydrolase, translated as MITKENVLAAQDSWGSAIVEIGSHKGKETLTDVTSNIIDRLYAYELGTVLFKPTKAAEIQFRPTKESALSYFIGGNSNFPEDGGFAIQPWTAVRFENSDIILEENRAIAMGNYFFTDLDGGVTKVEYTFGYKKDGNGNLKIDLHHSSLPYNPA; from the coding sequence ATGATAACTAAAGAAAATGTATTAGCAGCTCAAGATTCTTGGGGAAGCGCAATCGTTGAAATCGGATCGCACAAAGGAAAAGAGACATTGACAGATGTAACTTCCAATATCATTGATAGATTGTATGCTTATGAGCTTGGAACTGTATTGTTCAAGCCTACTAAAGCGGCTGAAATTCAATTCAGACCTACGAAAGAAAGCGCATTGTCTTATTTCATCGGAGGAAACAGCAATTTCCCTGAGGACGGCGGATTCGCTATACAACCTTGGACTGCTGTAAGATTCGAAAACTCGGATATCATTTTGGAAGAAAACAGAGCAATCGCAATGGGCAACTATTTTTTCACTGACTTGGACGGTGGCGTGACTAAAGTTGAGTACACATTCGGTTACAAAAAAGATGGTAATGGAAATTTGAAGATCGACCTTCACCATTCTTCTCTTCCTTACAATCCTGCTTAG
- a CDS encoding TonB-dependent receptor, translating into MLNFSSIAISFIFFLLSFSVNESFAQILIKGKIIDKKGEAIPGANVMLKNTYDGASSSLNGTYQFTTEAKGEEILICSFIGYEPFEKIVILKEKTIEVNIVLIEAWTKLDAVQISAGTIVEVSERKQSVKLSKRDILTTPGTMGDLVAGLMAVSGTQRAEDDGRIFVRGGDARETQTYVDGIRVANPYASKIPDVPMRSRFSANMSKGLVFSSGGFSAEYGDALSGAVILETNDLPEQSQSSLHLMTVGFGGMHNQRFDSSALMVDANYVNLHPIYQINKPNADFKKAPESYASNLAYRKIFKNSALLKFNTSIGGGKMSLNRLDIEDSLKLKLYQADNQFLFSQATYKQAWNDSWEFFAGLGYGADVNDMQWADEVFEKIVSHNLQAKIKLTNDLSRSITWIAGLELTKANYDFDTQLTEEKYSQQRTLSLSSGFGEFTYSPTKNFTTRIGGRIEYDHQSNRALFSPRFGIASKLSENAQMSFSSGIFTQMPDANDLRVNPELKLERAWHYILNYQYENDGKFLRIEPYYKSYSDMVRFEERYDQGTYNNFGDGHAYGVDLFWKDKGSIKNSEYWVSYSFVNAERLVKNYNEHRVPWYGAKHTANVVYKYFVNAIDTQFGATYWYSSGRPYYEPQKDGDFLEKYASPNHGLNINASYLTNVFGHFTVVHAAINNVLGLSQDYGYQYSSDPYDDGEFVKMKQGAFMQRNFFLGVFIQFEK; encoded by the coding sequence ATGCTCAACTTCTCTTCAATAGCCATTTCATTTATTTTCTTTTTACTATCATTTAGCGTTAATGAATCTTTTGCCCAAATCTTGATAAAAGGCAAAATCATTGATAAAAAAGGAGAAGCCATTCCCGGCGCAAATGTCATGTTGAAAAATACCTACGATGGGGCTTCTTCAAGCCTTAATGGAACTTATCAATTTACCACAGAAGCAAAGGGAGAAGAAATTCTAATCTGTTCTTTCATTGGTTACGAGCCTTTTGAGAAAATTGTAATTTTAAAGGAAAAGACAATAGAAGTGAATATCGTGCTTATCGAAGCTTGGACCAAACTAGATGCCGTTCAGATATCAGCAGGGACTATTGTTGAAGTGTCAGAAAGAAAGCAATCGGTAAAATTAAGCAAAAGAGACATACTCACTACTCCCGGAACCATGGGAGATTTAGTCGCAGGGCTTATGGCGGTATCGGGCACTCAAAGAGCGGAAGATGACGGGCGAATATTTGTCAGGGGCGGCGATGCCAGAGAGACACAGACTTATGTTGATGGAATTAGAGTTGCCAATCCTTATGCGTCCAAAATACCTGATGTGCCTATGAGAAGCAGGTTTTCAGCAAACATGAGCAAGGGATTAGTGTTCAGCTCTGGAGGGTTTTCCGCTGAATATGGAGACGCTCTTTCCGGAGCGGTGATTTTAGAGACTAATGACTTGCCCGAGCAAAGTCAAAGCTCGCTTCATCTTATGACCGTCGGTTTTGGAGGCATGCATAATCAACGTTTTGACAGTTCAGCCTTAATGGTAGATGCAAACTATGTCAATCTTCATCCAATATATCAAATCAACAAGCCCAATGCGGACTTTAAAAAAGCTCCGGAATCATATGCTTCAAACTTAGCGTATCGAAAGATTTTTAAGAATTCCGCTTTATTAAAATTCAACACATCTATAGGAGGCGGAAAAATGAGCCTTAATCGATTGGATATTGAAGACAGCTTAAAGCTAAAGCTTTATCAAGCGGACAATCAATTTTTATTTTCCCAAGCTACTTATAAGCAAGCTTGGAATGACTCATGGGAATTTTTTGCTGGATTGGGATATGGCGCAGATGTAAATGACATGCAATGGGCTGATGAAGTCTTTGAAAAAATAGTTTCGCATAATCTTCAAGCCAAGATAAAATTAACAAACGATTTGTCCCGCTCGATAACTTGGATCGCAGGATTGGAATTAACTAAAGCAAATTATGATTTTGATACTCAATTGACCGAGGAGAAATATTCACAGCAAAGAACGCTTTCTTTATCCTCTGGATTTGGAGAGTTCACATACTCTCCCACTAAAAATTTCACCACAAGAATCGGCGGCAGAATAGAATATGATCACCAAAGCAATCGCGCTCTATTTAGTCCAAGATTTGGAATCGCATCTAAACTATCAGAAAATGCTCAAATGTCTTTTTCATCAGGAATATTTACTCAAATGCCCGATGCTAATGACTTGCGAGTAAATCCTGAGCTAAAGCTAGAAAGAGCATGGCATTATATCCTGAACTATCAATATGAGAATGATGGAAAATTCTTAAGAATTGAGCCTTATTACAAAAGCTATAGCGATATGGTCAGGTTCGAAGAAAGGTACGATCAAGGCACATATAATAATTTCGGAGATGGTCATGCTTATGGTGTTGATTTGTTTTGGAAGGACAAAGGTTCTATCAAGAATAGCGAATATTGGGTCTCATATTCATTTGTGAACGCGGAAAGGTTGGTGAAAAATTACAACGAGCATCGTGTGCCATGGTATGGAGCAAAGCATACCGCCAATGTTGTGTATAAATACTTTGTAAATGCGATAGACACTCAATTTGGAGCGACTTATTGGTACTCAAGCGGAAGGCCTTATTATGAACCTCAAAAAGATGGTGATTTTTTAGAAAAATACGCTTCTCCTAATCACGGTCTGAATATTAATGCCAGCTACCTTACCAATGTGTTTGGACACTTCACTGTAGTCCATGCCGCTATTAATAATGTGCTTGGCTTAAGCCAAGATTACGGCTATCAATACTCTAGCGATCCTTATGATGATGGAGAATTTGTCAAAATGAAGCAAGGAGCGTTTATGCAACGCAATTTTTTTCTGGGAGTATTCATTCAATTTGAAAAATAG
- a CDS encoding histidine kinase, which produces MSLRISKFILSKNLKTALYVHATLAFGLFLINTPSLIGGTASLSHVIRISIIFFIFGFSLHTGNQAYNEYLELKFSWIKQLRKRLFWSLTLFVVVNLSITTFLHFWLNIYFGGKMLWPWELWSSPMFLKNGTGTLLISLFMSLIFQCISFFTEWKTTFVEKEKLKTQHMESQLTAMKNQLNPHFLFNSLNVLSELVHEDADLSEMFIQKLSHIYRYILAVQDKPLIELSEELKICEDYIFLQKIRFEERLIVDIHIDPEELNTKLPPLCLQLLLENAMKHNQMTKKTPLKIEVIINNDHLIVRNNMTKKNEKAISMGLGLQNIDKRYTMLNDKGINTFSDQESFEVHLPLIKEKQFSSLVS; this is translated from the coding sequence ATGTCATTAAGAATATCTAAGTTCATATTATCAAAAAATCTAAAAACAGCCCTTTATGTGCATGCGACATTGGCATTTGGGCTGTTTTTAATAAATACTCCAAGTTTGATTGGAGGAACCGCATCGCTGTCGCATGTCATACGAATCTCTATAATCTTCTTTATTTTTGGTTTTTCGTTGCATACAGGCAATCAAGCTTACAATGAATATCTGGAGCTTAAATTTTCATGGATCAAACAACTTAGAAAACGTCTTTTTTGGAGCTTGACTTTGTTTGTTGTGGTAAATCTCAGTATTACGACATTTTTGCATTTTTGGCTGAATATTTACTTTGGAGGAAAAATGCTCTGGCCATGGGAGCTATGGAGTTCTCCGATGTTTTTAAAAAATGGGACCGGGACATTGTTGATATCGCTATTCATGAGCTTGATATTTCAATGCATTTCTTTTTTCACAGAATGGAAAACAACATTTGTCGAGAAGGAAAAATTAAAAACTCAGCATATGGAGAGCCAACTAACTGCGATGAAGAATCAATTGAATCCTCACTTTCTTTTCAACAGTCTGAATGTACTGAGTGAATTAGTTCATGAAGACGCAGACCTTTCGGAGATGTTTATTCAAAAGCTGTCGCATATCTATCGATACATTTTAGCCGTGCAAGACAAACCCTTAATTGAGCTATCGGAAGAGTTGAAAATTTGCGAAGACTATATTTTCCTGCAGAAAATTCGATTTGAAGAACGTCTCATTGTGGACATCCATATTGATCCCGAAGAATTGAACACAAAGCTACCTCCCCTATGCCTTCAGTTGTTATTGGAAAATGCGATGAAGCATAACCAAATGACGAAAAAAACTCCTTTAAAAATTGAAGTAATCATTAACAATGATCATTTGATCGTTAGAAATAACATGACGAAAAAAAATGAAAAAGCTATATCAATGGGTCTTGGACTTCAGAACATTGACAAAAGATATACAATGTTAAACGATAAAGGAATCAATACCTTTTCAGATCAAGAAAGCTTTGAAGTTCATCTTCCTTTGATAAAAGAAAAACAATTCAGTTCTCTTGTATCATAA